Proteins encoded within one genomic window of SAR324 cluster bacterium:
- the rsxC gene encoding electron transport complex subunit RsxC, with protein sequence MVFRTFSHGIHPPEAKHTATLPIQRFPFPPNLVMLLAPNIGKASRPIVREGQEVLRGQKIAEVQGMMSVPVHAPTTGVVTRIGESLNMDGVMAPAIILQPYPGSDQSIQVETPVDVDSLTPAQIIQGIQEIGMVGLGGAAFHTHVKYSPPSGKKVHTLVLNGCECEPYMTADHRVMLEQAQDVVTGSRLIAKATGVEKIVIAVESNKMDAVETLKKAIGNDPKFSVETLQTKYPQGAEKMITRALFGMDIPTRGLPADIGLIISNVTTVAEIGRLLPKGRGVIERVITLAGEGIDRPGNYLIPIGTPLNFMLDEVGFNDKARQVVLGGPMMGKGVAFLETPVTKGITGIIVLSEREMRQLGHRVQPCIQCGECVRACPIHLNPSKLGRLAQKERYEDMAAEFNLGDCFECGSCSYVCPSHIPLVHLFRVAKKVNRARSN encoded by the coding sequence ATGGTATTCAGAACATTCAGTCACGGGATTCATCCCCCGGAAGCCAAACACACAGCAACCCTGCCTATTCAGCGTTTTCCTTTTCCGCCGAATCTGGTCATGTTGCTCGCTCCCAATATTGGCAAGGCATCCCGCCCCATCGTCCGTGAAGGTCAGGAAGTATTGCGTGGACAAAAAATCGCTGAAGTCCAGGGTATGATGTCTGTCCCGGTTCATGCCCCGACAACAGGCGTTGTGACCCGGATCGGTGAATCGCTCAATATGGATGGAGTTATGGCTCCAGCCATCATCCTTCAGCCCTATCCCGGTTCTGATCAATCCATTCAGGTGGAAACGCCCGTCGATGTGGATTCACTGACTCCTGCCCAAATCATTCAGGGAATTCAGGAAATCGGTATGGTCGGCCTGGGTGGCGCGGCGTTTCATACCCACGTTAAATACAGTCCGCCCTCAGGAAAAAAAGTTCACACCCTTGTTCTCAATGGCTGTGAGTGTGAACCTTATATGACGGCGGATCACAGGGTGATGCTGGAACAGGCACAGGATGTCGTAACAGGTTCACGGTTGATCGCCAAAGCCACCGGTGTTGAGAAAATCGTGATTGCGGTGGAATCCAACAAAATGGATGCTGTCGAAACATTAAAAAAAGCCATCGGCAATGATCCCAAATTTTCTGTAGAAACGCTTCAGACTAAATACCCACAGGGTGCTGAAAAAATGATAACCCGTGCCTTGTTTGGTATGGATATTCCAACGCGAGGTTTACCGGCTGATATTGGACTGATCATTTCCAATGTGACCACTGTCGCGGAAATTGGCAGATTGCTTCCCAAAGGACGCGGTGTGATTGAACGGGTCATCACTCTTGCTGGCGAAGGCATTGATCGCCCGGGAAATTACCTTATCCCCATTGGAACCCCCTTGAATTTTATGCTGGATGAAGTCGGTTTCAACGACAAGGCTCGACAAGTCGTATTGGGTGGTCCCATGATGGGTAAAGGTGTGGCTTTTCTGGAAACGCCTGTGACCAAAGGTATCACAGGGATTATTGTTTTGTCTGAACGAGAGATGAGGCAACTTGGGCATCGCGTCCAACCTTGTATTCAGTGCGGAGAATGTGTGCGGGCATGTCCGATTCATCTGAATCCATCAAAACTGGGAAGACTGGCCCAAAAAGAACGCTACGAGGACATGGCGGCCGAATTCAATCTCGGCGATTGCTTCGAATGCGGCAGTTGTTCCTATGTGTGTCCTTCCCATATTCCGCTGGTGCATTTATTCCGTGTTGCCAAAAAAGTTAATCGAGCGAGGTCAAATTGA
- a CDS encoding ferredoxin-NADP reductase, which produces MIENYDISKTITGVIKKNEVIATAKNGEEARNLILEIPGEDSAFDAGANFGVLVPGPHEFGNPYHFRLYGVAGIEKKNGKTLIDMCVKRCTYVDEFNGEQYKGVASNYLCDSKLEDKIMIVGPFPGPFKIPEDKASNLLLIAQGTGIAPFRGLIQNIYKQHGGWKGKVRLYYGGKTGMELMYMNNQKDDFVNYYDEKTFKAFQAVSPRPFLGEPVNFEQAFEQNSKEIWGMITHANTLVYMAGLKKMKEAIDQAFAKVAGSEEKWESRKAELVAGGRWVELLY; this is translated from the coding sequence ATGATCGAAAACTATGACATCAGCAAAACCATTACCGGGGTCATCAAAAAAAATGAAGTGATCGCAACCGCAAAAAATGGCGAGGAAGCCAGAAATCTTATCCTTGAAATTCCAGGAGAAGATTCTGCTTTCGACGCAGGCGCAAATTTTGGAGTTCTTGTTCCAGGTCCTCACGAGTTTGGAAATCCATACCATTTCAGACTCTACGGTGTTGCGGGAATAGAAAAGAAAAACGGGAAAACGCTCATTGACATGTGTGTCAAACGTTGTACGTATGTGGATGAATTCAATGGCGAACAATACAAGGGCGTCGCCTCTAACTATCTGTGTGATTCCAAACTGGAAGACAAAATCATGATTGTTGGTCCATTCCCCGGTCCGTTTAAGATTCCTGAAGATAAAGCCTCAAATTTGCTGTTAATTGCACAGGGAACAGGCATTGCGCCCTTCCGAGGTTTGATTCAGAATATTTACAAACAACATGGTGGCTGGAAAGGCAAAGTAAGGCTGTATTATGGTGGAAAAACAGGCATGGAATTGATGTATATGAATAACCAGAAGGATGACTTTGTCAATTATTATGACGAAAAGACATTCAAGGCTTTCCAGGCTGTCAGTCCCAGGCCATTTCTGGGAGAACCGGTCAATTTTGAACAGGCCTTTGAACAGAACAGCAAAGAAATCTGGGGCATGATCACCCATGCCAACACCCTTGTTTATATGGCAGGACTCAAAAAAATGAAGGAGGCCATTGATCAGGCCTTTGCCAAAGTCGCAGGTTCTGAGGAAAAATGGGAATCCCGCAAAGCCGAACTGGTTGCAGGCGGACGCTGGGTTGAACTGCTTTACTAA
- a CDS encoding 2-oxoacid:acceptor oxidoreductase family protein, with protein MCERESSDGAGAYPITPSTQMGEYWAVEAANGHLNISDKPLIFIEPEGEHAAAAVTAGLSMTGMRATNFSSGQGIVYMHESLYGAVGKRLTYVLNMGCRAITKASLNVHAAHDDYHAVDDTGFFQLMAKNVQQAADLNIICHRIAELALTPGIIGQDGFLTTHLIESLNVPERELIAEYLGRPDDIIDTPTPAQRMLYGPKRRRIPELWSVDNPVLSGPVQNQDSYMQTTASQRPFFFDHIEELSIQAMKEFSELTGRPYGLIETYKIEDADYVYVGMGSVVPSAEEVADYLRKTRGIKVGVMNVTMYRPFPGKYITKLLKGKKGVVVMERTDQPLAEDLPLIREIRSAMNKSLENGRSKKEIPYPNYEVYSKLEDLPPLFSCSYGLGSRDLQPEGLIGAIENMLPEGKHKKLFYLSIDFVRDQAMTPKQEVYQQQLLENYPNLKDLVVQGSENPNLMPKDCITIRLHSIGGWGAMATGKSLTMTLADILGYYIKSNPKYGSEKKGQPTTYYLAVAPEPIRINCEYFFVDVVLSPDPNVFKHSNPLAGLKEGGVFIIQSDLEDQDKVWKSIPRKYQEIIIKKNYRIFYIDAFAIAKSEASDPELQYRMQGIAFQGSFFATSSVKSAAKLSEEELFKTIEHQLEHKFGSKGRRIVDDNLRVVQRGYAATHEITNKTLGSDAVKQDVLPFMLKKMPINDTHTTDIHRFWEQIGYFYKVGEGNNILADPFSSTGLIPASTGVFKDMTNIRFEYPEWIAENCTACGNCWVACPDSAIPGLVSDLGEIFQTGIKRLEKRGVELKHLRKAVRSSEKVLRQLIDQGTDKDSVKLHVERAISNTLTSFAGEAKEKQELEVEFNELRKELEEFQFSVTRPFFGLKEKKEKGSGGLLSITVNPYTCKGCMECVKVCGDEALKAIPQTEDAVAKMQRKWDFWLDLPNTPEKFIRIDNLEEGIGALETLLLDKQMYNVMVGGDGACLGCAEKTVLHMFTAAVTALMQPRVQKQLLKIDDLIVRLEQHVKAKLTVNITNTDLLQQVVHKFDNHDMTLADLASQLDSDRQPLDTEWLSNVSGIIAGLKKLKWQYMRGITGNGRASMGIVNSTGCSSVWGSTYPINPYPFPWTNHLFQDSPSVAMGLFEGHMQRMAEGFRFVREAENELSGKAESVDMTYFTWKNFTEEEFLLCPPVVAVGGDGAMYDIGFQNLSRMMMSGMPIKVVVLDTQVYSNTGGQACTSGFTGQISDMAHYGKVMKGKEEIRKEMSFIGIAHRTSYVLQSSLASTSHLLEGFIEGLMSHRPALFNIYTSCQPEHGIGDDMATHQAKLALESRAYPMIRYNPDKGTTPSECLNLDGNPDMDKNWPTYTLKYSNENGEQATMEVEMTFADFAATEARFRKHYREAPRDTWNDEKMIPIAQFIELDEDARDGKFPFIWATNKKGHLSRVIVADPIVKSTEDRLSYWRAIKNIAGVDVKQVSEDDIANNVRTKMIAQLAQKLVQLSNIDSN; from the coding sequence ATGTGTGAACGAGAGTCCAGTGATGGCGCTGGAGCCTACCCCATTACACCTTCCACCCAGATGGGAGAATACTGGGCCGTGGAAGCGGCCAACGGACATCTCAACATTTCAGACAAACCGTTAATATTCATTGAACCGGAAGGCGAACATGCTGCCGCGGCGGTGACAGCAGGCTTGTCCATGACGGGAATGCGGGCTACCAATTTTTCTTCAGGGCAGGGTATTGTTTACATGCATGAGTCCTTGTATGGCGCTGTTGGTAAACGATTGACCTATGTATTGAATATGGGATGCAGGGCAATCACCAAAGCCTCACTGAACGTGCATGCGGCTCATGATGATTATCATGCTGTCGATGATACAGGATTTTTTCAACTCATGGCAAAAAACGTACAACAGGCCGCGGATCTGAACATCATCTGCCATCGCATCGCTGAGTTGGCGCTGACACCGGGAATTATCGGACAGGACGGGTTTTTGACAACACACCTGATTGAATCCCTGAATGTTCCGGAACGGGAATTGATCGCCGAATACCTTGGTCGGCCAGATGACATCATTGACACGCCAACACCAGCGCAACGGATGTTGTATGGGCCCAAACGTCGTCGAATTCCTGAACTCTGGAGCGTGGACAATCCTGTGCTTTCAGGTCCTGTTCAGAACCAGGATTCCTACATGCAGACCACGGCGTCACAACGACCTTTCTTTTTTGATCATATTGAAGAACTGTCCATTCAGGCCATGAAAGAATTTTCTGAACTGACCGGTCGGCCTTACGGACTGATAGAAACTTATAAAATTGAAGACGCCGACTATGTTTATGTGGGCATGGGAAGTGTGGTTCCCAGTGCGGAAGAAGTTGCGGATTATTTGAGAAAAACACGCGGAATCAAGGTTGGCGTAATGAACGTCACCATGTATCGTCCATTCCCCGGAAAATATATCACCAAACTGCTCAAAGGCAAAAAAGGTGTGGTCGTGATGGAACGTACAGACCAGCCTTTGGCCGAAGACCTGCCGTTGATTCGTGAGATTCGAAGTGCCATGAACAAATCTCTGGAAAATGGCCGGTCCAAAAAAGAGATCCCCTATCCAAACTATGAGGTCTATTCCAAACTGGAAGATTTGCCACCTCTGTTTTCCTGTTCCTATGGACTGGGAAGCCGTGACCTGCAACCTGAAGGATTGATCGGCGCGATTGAAAACATGTTGCCAGAGGGCAAACACAAAAAACTGTTCTATCTCTCGATTGATTTTGTCAGAGATCAGGCCATGACGCCTAAACAGGAAGTTTACCAGCAACAATTGCTTGAGAACTATCCAAACCTTAAAGATTTAGTGGTTCAGGGAAGTGAAAATCCAAACCTCATGCCCAAAGACTGCATCACCATCCGGCTTCACTCAATCGGTGGTTGGGGTGCGATGGCGACAGGAAAAAGCCTCACCATGACGCTTGCGGATATTCTGGGTTATTACATCAAATCCAATCCCAAATATGGCTCTGAAAAGAAAGGACAACCCACCACCTATTATCTGGCTGTGGCTCCCGAGCCCATCCGAATCAACTGCGAATATTTTTTCGTGGATGTTGTACTGTCTCCGGATCCCAATGTGTTCAAACATTCCAATCCGTTGGCCGGACTCAAGGAAGGCGGCGTGTTCATCATTCAGAGCGATCTTGAAGATCAGGACAAGGTATGGAAGTCCATTCCAAGAAAATACCAGGAAATCATCATTAAAAAGAATTACCGGATTTTCTATATTGACGCGTTTGCCATTGCCAAATCAGAAGCCTCCGATCCTGAATTACAATACAGAATGCAAGGGATCGCATTCCAGGGCTCCTTTTTTGCGACATCCTCGGTTAAATCTGCTGCCAAATTATCCGAGGAAGAATTGTTCAAAACAATTGAACATCAATTGGAACACAAATTCGGTTCCAAAGGTCGAAGGATCGTTGATGATAACCTGAGAGTGGTTCAGCGTGGTTATGCTGCAACCCATGAAATCACCAATAAAACGTTGGGAAGCGATGCTGTCAAGCAAGATGTCTTGCCCTTCATGCTCAAGAAAATGCCGATCAATGACACCCACACCACCGATATTCATCGGTTCTGGGAGCAAATCGGTTATTTTTACAAAGTTGGCGAAGGCAACAACATTCTGGCCGATCCGTTTTCAAGCACAGGACTGATTCCAGCGTCCACCGGCGTGTTCAAGGACATGACAAATATCCGTTTCGAATATCCCGAATGGATTGCTGAAAACTGCACCGCCTGCGGTAACTGCTGGGTGGCGTGTCCTGACTCCGCAATTCCCGGACTGGTGAGTGATCTGGGAGAAATTTTCCAGACTGGTATCAAACGCCTCGAGAAACGTGGTGTAGAACTCAAGCATCTGCGTAAGGCTGTACGTTCCAGTGAAAAGGTTCTGAGACAATTGATTGATCAGGGAACTGACAAAGATTCTGTCAAACTGCATGTGGAACGGGCGATTTCGAATACACTGACATCCTTTGCCGGAGAAGCCAAAGAAAAACAGGAACTTGAAGTGGAATTCAATGAGTTGCGCAAGGAACTGGAGGAATTTCAATTTTCTGTCACTCGTCCATTTTTCGGACTCAAGGAAAAGAAAGAAAAAGGTTCAGGTGGCTTGCTTTCGATTACAGTCAATCCCTACACTTGCAAAGGTTGTATGGAATGTGTGAAAGTTTGTGGTGATGAAGCCTTGAAAGCGATTCCACAAACTGAAGACGCAGTTGCGAAAATGCAACGGAAATGGGATTTCTGGCTGGATCTGCCCAATACCCCGGAGAAATTTATCAGGATTGATAATCTGGAAGAAGGGATTGGTGCCCTGGAAACACTGTTGCTCGACAAACAAATGTATAATGTGATGGTCGGGGGAGATGGAGCATGTTTGGGATGTGCTGAAAAAACGGTACTTCACATGTTCACTGCCGCGGTAACCGCCTTGATGCAACCACGTGTTCAGAAACAACTGCTTAAAATTGATGATCTGATTGTTCGGCTGGAACAGCATGTCAAAGCCAAACTGACGGTGAACATCACCAACACCGATCTTCTGCAACAGGTTGTGCATAAATTTGATAACCACGATATGACACTGGCCGACCTGGCAAGTCAGCTTGATTCAGACCGACAGCCACTTGATACAGAATGGTTGTCCAATGTTTCAGGAATCATTGCCGGACTGAAAAAACTAAAATGGCAATACATGCGAGGGATCACCGGAAACGGTCGGGCCAGTATGGGAATTGTCAATTCCACCGGATGCTCCTCTGTGTGGGGAAGTACCTATCCGATCAACCCTTATCCATTTCCCTGGACCAATCATTTGTTCCAGGATAGTCCCTCTGTGGCGATGGGTCTGTTTGAAGGACACATGCAACGCATGGCAGAAGGGTTCAGATTTGTCCGTGAAGCCGAAAATGAGCTTTCCGGAAAAGCTGAGTCTGTCGATATGACATATTTTACCTGGAAAAATTTCACAGAAGAAGAATTTCTGCTGTGTCCTCCCGTTGTAGCAGTCGGTGGTGATGGCGCTATGTATGACATTGGATTCCAGAATCTATCCCGAATGATGATGTCCGGAATGCCGATCAAGGTAGTCGTGCTGGATACTCAGGTTTATTCAAACACAGGCGGTCAGGCGTGTACGTCAGGATTCACCGGACAGATTTCCGACATGGCACATTATGGCAAGGTCATGAAAGGAAAAGAGGAAATCCGCAAGGAAATGAGCTTTATCGGCATTGCTCATCGTACTTCGTATGTGCTCCAAAGCAGCCTGGCATCGACATCCCATCTGCTGGAAGGGTTTATTGAAGGATTGATGAGTCACCGTCCTGCCCTTTTCAATATTTACACCAGTTGTCAGCCAGAGCATGGAATCGGAGATGACATGGCCACCCATCAGGCCAAACTGGCCCTTGAATCACGCGCATATCCAATGATCCGCTATAATCCGGACAAAGGCACAACTCCGAGTGAGTGCCTGAATCTCGATGGCAATCCGGACATGGATAAGAACTGGCCGACATACACCCTGAAATACAGCAATGAAAATGGCGAACAGGCGACGATGGAGGTCGAAATGACCTTTGCTGACTTTGCGGCAACCGAAGCCCGATTCCGCAAGCATTATCGTGAAGCTCCTCGTGACACATGGAATGATGAGAAAATGATTCCGATTGCACAGTTCATTGAACTGGATGAAGACGCACGGGACGGTAAGTTTCCATTCATCTGGGCCACCAATAAAAAAGGTCATTTGTCACGAGTCATTGTGGCTGATCCGATTGTTAAATCCACAGAGGATCGACTCAGTTACTGGCGTGCCATCAAGAATATCGCGGGAGTGGATGTGAAGCAGGTTAGTGAGGATGACATTGCGAATAATGTCCGAACTAAAATGATCGCTCAACTGGCACAAAAACTGGTGCAATTGTCCAACATTGATTCCAACTGA
- a CDS encoding RnfABCDGE type electron transport complex subunit B — protein MAGLGLTLSFVLVFANRKLYVYEDPRIEQVNDMLPQANCGACGSPGCRAFAELVVSGATTPGKCTVNTPDKIDMIAGFLGVDAGGGPKIVARLACAGGVNVARQRSHYQGMQTCHAANLVAGGGKGCAWGCLGLGDCARVCDFDAITMNEFNIPVVDSAKCVACNDCVEICPKDLFSLHPVDHKLWVACKSLAFGDDAENECEVSCTACGRCALDADEGVIQIKNNLAVINYDLNRKATQKAIDRCPTGAIVWFNKPDQAVKGPKAKKIIRKSALPVQH, from the coding sequence ATGGCTGGACTTGGCCTGACACTGTCCTTTGTGCTGGTATTCGCGAACCGTAAACTTTATGTGTATGAAGACCCACGCATTGAGCAGGTGAATGATATGCTTCCCCAGGCAAATTGCGGAGCCTGTGGATCGCCGGGATGTCGTGCGTTTGCGGAATTAGTGGTTTCAGGAGCCACAACACCTGGAAAATGCACTGTCAACACCCCTGACAAAATAGACATGATCGCTGGTTTTCTGGGAGTCGATGCCGGTGGCGGCCCGAAAATCGTGGCAAGACTGGCCTGTGCCGGTGGTGTAAACGTTGCACGGCAACGATCTCATTATCAGGGGATGCAGACCTGTCATGCGGCAAATCTGGTCGCCGGTGGTGGAAAAGGCTGTGCCTGGGGCTGTCTGGGATTGGGTGATTGTGCCAGAGTTTGTGACTTTGATGCCATCACCATGAATGAATTCAATATACCGGTCGTTGATTCAGCAAAATGTGTAGCCTGTAATGATTGTGTTGAAATTTGCCCCAAAGATCTGTTTTCACTCCATCCCGTGGATCATAAACTTTGGGTGGCCTGCAAAAGTCTGGCTTTCGGCGATGATGCCGAAAACGAATGTGAAGTGTCCTGCACCGCTTGTGGACGTTGTGCGCTGGACGCTGACGAAGGCGTGATTCAGATTAAAAACAATCTGGCTGTCATCAATTATGACCTGAACCGGAAAGCCACTCAAAAAGCGATTGACCGCTGCCCGACCGGAGCCATTGTCTGGTTCAACAAACCGGATCAGGCTGTGAAAGGGCCTAAAGCCAAAAAAATTATTCGTAAATCAGCATTACCTGTTCAGCACTAA
- a CDS encoding TrpB-like pyridoxal phosphate-dependent enzyme: MSTYKILLPENEIPTHWYNVVADMPNPPTPPLGPDGKPIGPEALTPIFPMALIEQEVSGERWIPIPEEVREIYKLWRPSPLCRARRLEEALGTPAKIYYKYEGVSPAGSHKPNSAVPQAYYNKQAGIKRLTTETGAGQWGSSIAMAGQMFGLEVFVYMVRVSFEQKPYRRAMMETWGANVLPSPSNQTEAGRKILAEDPDCPGSLGIAISEAVEDAASRSDSNYTLGSVLNHVLIHQTVIGLEAKKQFAIAGDYPDMIFAPCGGGSNFAGVAFPFLADKASGKQIRLVAVEPTSCPTLTKGQYTYDFGDTAGMTPLMKMYTLGHDFVPPAIHAGGLRYHGDSPLVSQLYHEGLIEAVAVPNVATFEAGVRFARAEGIIPAPESCHAVRAVLDEALRCKETGEPKTLFFNLSGHGHFDMMAYDKYFKGELEDYDYPEEAINKAIARLPKF; encoded by the coding sequence ATGAGTACATACAAGATTCTGTTACCCGAAAATGAAATCCCTACCCATTGGTATAATGTTGTCGCCGATATGCCCAATCCACCGACACCGCCGCTGGGGCCAGACGGGAAACCTATCGGACCGGAAGCGTTAACACCGATCTTCCCCATGGCTTTGATTGAACAGGAAGTTTCCGGTGAACGGTGGATTCCTATTCCTGAAGAAGTCAGGGAAATTTACAAATTATGGCGCCCAAGTCCGCTGTGTCGTGCCAGAAGACTTGAAGAAGCTTTGGGCACTCCAGCTAAAATTTACTACAAATATGAGGGCGTGAGTCCAGCAGGATCTCACAAACCAAACAGTGCGGTGCCCCAGGCCTATTACAACAAACAGGCGGGAATCAAACGGTTGACCACGGAAACCGGTGCCGGACAATGGGGATCCTCCATCGCCATGGCAGGGCAGATGTTTGGTCTGGAAGTGTTTGTCTACATGGTCAGGGTGAGTTTTGAACAGAAACCTTATCGCCGGGCAATGATGGAAACATGGGGTGCCAATGTTCTGCCAAGTCCGAGCAACCAGACTGAGGCTGGTAGAAAAATTCTGGCAGAAGATCCAGATTGTCCCGGTTCTCTGGGGATTGCGATTTCTGAAGCGGTTGAAGACGCGGCATCCCGCAGTGATTCAAATTACACACTGGGTTCCGTATTGAATCATGTATTGATCCATCAGACAGTCATTGGTCTGGAAGCAAAAAAACAATTTGCCATAGCTGGTGATTATCCGGATATGATTTTTGCGCCATGCGGTGGTGGTTCCAATTTTGCGGGAGTCGCTTTTCCTTTTCTTGCGGACAAGGCATCTGGAAAACAAATCCGTCTGGTTGCGGTGGAACCAACGTCATGCCCAACCTTGACCAAAGGCCAATATACCTATGATTTCGGGGATACGGCAGGAATGACGCCCTTGATGAAAATGTACACCTTGGGACATGATTTTGTTCCACCAGCCATTCATGCTGGCGGTTTGCGCTATCATGGGGATTCCCCGCTGGTTTCACAGTTGTATCATGAAGGTCTCATTGAGGCCGTGGCGGTCCCGAATGTGGCAACCTTTGAAGCCGGTGTTCGTTTTGCCCGTGCCGAAGGAATCATTCCCGCACCGGAATCCTGTCATGCGGTTCGGGCTGTGCTGGATGAGGCTTTGCGCTGCAAGGAAACAGGCGAACCCAAAACCCTGTTTTTCAACCTGTCCGGTCATGGTCATTTTGATATGATGGCCTATGACAAATATTTCAAGGGAGAACTGGAAGATTACGATTATCCGGAAGAAGCCATCAACAAGGCCATTGCCCGACTTCCCAAGTTCTGA